The following proteins are encoded in a genomic region of Gossypium hirsutum isolate 1008001.06 chromosome D05, Gossypium_hirsutum_v2.1, whole genome shotgun sequence:
- the LOC107905512 gene encoding pathogenesis-related thaumatin-like protein 3.5 — MVFLANFMAQLPFIASIFVLILSHSVISGVQATTFTIVNKCDYVVWPGILTNAGVPPLPTTGFTLQRGETKTIAAPTSWGGRFWGRTHCSQDSTGKFSCLTGDCGSGKLECSGNGATPPATLAEFTLDGAGGLDFFDVSLVDGYNVPMLVVPQGGTGPNCTYTGCAVDLNDSCPSDLRVMSADGGDGVACKSACEAFRQPQYCCNGAYATPDTCKPSSYSKIFKTACPLAYSYAYDDKTSTFTCANADYTITFCPSPNTSQKSSKGENGEPTTTTTPTSPLINSTMVYEGALNENAASPSTCTHVFVGITLFMAFWWSWPISLTSSILEAI; from the exons ATGGTTTTCCTTGCAAACTTCATGGCCCAACTTCCATTTATTGCTTCGATTTTTGTTCTTATTCTATCACATTCGGTCATATCAG GTGTACAAGCAACAACCTTTACCATAGTAAACAAATGCGACTATGTTGTATGGCCTGGAATTCTCACAAACGCAGGTGTTCCACCGCTTCCCACTACAGGTTTCACTCTCCAAAGAGGTGAAACCAAGACCATTGCCGCACCGACATCATGGGGTGGTCGTTTTTGGGGTAGAACCCATTGCTCCCAAGATTCCACCGGTAAATTTTCATGTTTGACCGGCGATTGTGGCTCGGGCAAGTTAGAATGTTCGGGGAATGGAGCTACTCCGCCTGCCACTTTGGCTGAATTTACTTTAGATGGCGCTGGCGGACTCGATTTTTTCGATGTGAGCTTGGTGGATGGTTATAACGTCCCTATGTTAGTAGTTCCTCAGGGTGGCACAGGGCCGAATTGTACCTACACCGGCTGCGCGGTGGATCTTAATGACTCGTGTCCTTCAGATCTCAGGGTGATGAGCGCAGACGGCGGAGACGGCGTCGCTTGCAAGAGTGCTTGCGAGGCCTTCCGCCAGCCTCAGTACTGTTGCAACGGCGCGTATGCAACACCAGACACCTGCAAGCCTTCTTCGTACTCGAAGATCTTTAAGACAGCTTGCCCTCTCGCCTACAGCTATGCCTACGATGATAAAACCAGTACTTTCACATGTGCCAATGCTGATTACACGATTACTTTCTGCCCTTCGCCTAACACCAG CCAGAAATCATCAAAAGGGGAAAACGGGGAACCCACAACAACAACAACGCCAACGTCACCTCTTATAAACAGCACAATGGTATACGAAGGTGCCTTGAACGAAAATGCAGCATCACCGTCCACGTGCACCCACGTGTTCGTCGGCATAACATTGTTTATGGCTTTTTGGTGGTCATGGCCTATTTCACTAACTTCATCCATATTAGAGGCCATATAG
- the LOC107905511 gene encoding ferredoxin--NADP reductase, leaf isozyme, chloroplastic, which translates to MAMTVNAAVSLPSSKSSTLSFKNSVTVPERINFNKSVLYPKNVSLGGNVVSIRAQVTTEAPAKAPKISKKDDEGIVVNKFKPKEPYIGKCLLNTKITGDDAPGETWHMVFSTEGEVPYREGQSIGVIPDGIDKNGKPHKLRLYSIASSALGDFGNSQTVSLCVKRLVYTNEQGEIVKGVCSNFLCDLKPGAEVKITGPVGKEMLLPKDPNATIIMLATGTGIAPFRSFLWKMFFEKHDDYKFNGLAWLFLGVPTSSSLLYPEEFEKMKEKAPNNLRVDYAISREQTNEQGEKMYIQTRMAQYAEELWELLKKDNTYVYMCGLKGMEKGIDDIMTSLAAKDGIDWIEYKRQMKKGEQWNVEVY; encoded by the exons ATGGCGATGACTGTAAATGCAGCAGTATCTCTCCCATCTTCCAAGTCATCTACCCTGTCATTTAAAAACTCAGTCACTGTCCCTGAAAGAATCAACTTCAACAAG AGTGTTTTGTACCCAAAAAATGTCAGCCTTGGTGGAAATGTGGTTTCCATTAGAGCTCAGGTCACTACAGAAGCTCCTGCAAAAGCACCAAAAATTTCCAAGAAAGatgatgagggtattgttgtgaACAAGTTCAAACCAAAGGAACCCTACATTGGAAAGTGCCTCCTCAACACCAAAATTACCGGAGATGATGCTCCAGGAGAGACTTGGCACATGGTTTTTAGTACCGAAG GGGAAGTACCATACAGAGAAGGACAATCCATTGGTGTCATCCCAGATGGTATTGACAAGAACGGAAAACCCCACAAACTTAGATTGTACTCTATTGCTAGCAGTGCTTTGGGAGATTTTGGCAATTCTCAAACT GTTTCCTTGTGTGTGAAAAGGCTTGTCTACACCAACGAACAAGGAGAGATAGTGAAAGGAGTTTGCTCCAATTTCCTGT GTGACTTGAAGCCTGGTGCTGAAGTGAAGATCACAGGGCCTGTTGGGAAAGAGATGCTCTTGCCAAAAGATCCAAATGCCACCATCATAATG CTCGCAACTGGAACTGGAATTGCTCCTTTCCGTTCATTCTTGTGGAAGATGTTCTTCGAAAAGCACGACGACTACAAG TTCAACGGATTGGCTTGGCTCTTCTTGGGTGTTCCCACCAGTAGCTCACTGCTCTACCCAGAG GAATTTGAGAAGATGAAGGAGAAGGCACCAAATAACCTCAGGGTGGATTATGCGATTAGTAGAGAACAAACAAATGAGCAGGGTGAGAAGATGTATATTCAAACCCGAATGGCCCAATATGCTGAAGAACTTTGGGAATTGCTTAAGAAAGATAACACCTATGTCTACATGTGCGGGCTGAAGGGAATGGAAAAGGGAATCGACGATATCATGACTTCTTTGGCTGCCAAAGATG GTATTGATTGGATTGAATACAAGAGACAAATGAAGAAAGGAGAACAATGGAACGTTGAAGTCTACTGA
- the LOC107905510 gene encoding L-ascorbate oxidase homolog — protein sequence MNPIRLLTSSELCLCTCFLLVLIYRGWSQLFYDWTVSYSQLAPLGVDKQVIVINGMFPGPVLYASTNDVVNVNIHNYLTEPFLMTWNGVQMRKNSWQDGVQETNCPILPGQNWTYSFQLKDQIGSFFYFPSLLLHKAAGGYGAIHLNNLPIIPIPFPQPYKDYAVLIGDWFNADYRDLRASLENGVFLPHPDGILINGLGPNQARFEFEPSATYMLRISNVGLKTSLNFRIEDHPMLLVETEGSYLIQQYYDSLDIHVGQSYSVLVTAKNQANGKSYYMVASSRFTILEHSGIGVIHYPDAAGDPVGPLPLGPGLSNYNFSIEQARSMRWDLIASAARPNPQGSYHYGTIPITRTLILENNVMVIGSKRRFTINGISFMHSDTPLKLLDYFQLNEESKYAAAAALPSSATSVVDAFYRDFFHIVFQNPLLEVQSWHIDGYNFFVVGMGWGLWDESKKAGYNIVDAVSRSTVQVYPLSWTAILMELDNLGTWNLRSQNAENGYLGQELYIRVKGVWNWLDEQSDISARDEAPIPDNVIKCGRAADL from the exons ATGAACCCCATCAGGCTGTTAACATCGTCAGAGCTTTGTCTTTGCACTTGTTTTTTACTGGTGTTAATTTATAGAGGCTGGTCACAACTTTTCTATGATTGGACTGTTTCTTACTCTCAACTCGCCCCTCTTGGCGTTGATAAACAG GTGATTGTGATCAATGGTATGTTCCCAGGGCCAGTGTTGTATGCATCAACAAATGACGTTGTGAATGTTAATATTCATAATTACTTGACAGAGCCCTTTCTCATGACATG gaATGGGGTTCAAATGAGAAAAAATTCATGGCAAGATGGTGTGCAAGAGACGAATTGCCCTATACTGCCAGGGCAAAACTGGACGTACAGCTTTCAGCTTAAGGATCAGAtaggaagtttcttttattttccttcactTCTCCTACACAAAGCTGCTGGTGGGTATGGTGCCATTCATTTGAATAATCTCCCTATCATTCCCATTCCATTCCCACAACCATACAAAGACTATGCAGTGCTGATTGGTGATTGGTTCAATGCCGACTATAGG GACCTGAGAGCATCACTGGAAAATGGTGTCTTTTTGCCCCATCCTGATGGGATTCTCATCAATGGACTAGGGCCTAATCAAGCAAGATTTGAGTTCGAACCAAGTGCCACATACATGCTAAGAATTTCAAATGTAGGCTTGAAGACATCCTTGAATTTCAGAATCGAGGACCATCCGATGTTGTTGGTGGAAACTGAAGGTTCTTACTTGATTCAGCAATACTATGATAGCCTGGACATCCATGTTGGGCAGTCTTACTCTGTATTGGTAACAGCAAAGAACCAGGCCAATGGCAAGTCTTACTACATGGTTGCAAGTTCTCGCTTTACTATTCTCGAACATTCCGGCATCGGTGTCATTCATTATCCAGATGCTGCTGGAGACCCTGTCGGTCCTCTTCCTTTAGGACCAGGCCTGTCCAATTACAATTTCTCGATCGAGCAGGCTCGTTCCATGAG gTGGGATTTAATAGCATCAGCCGCTAGGCCAAATCCACAAGGCTCGTATCACTATGGCACCATCCCTATCACTCGAACGCTTATTCTTGAAAATAATGTGATGGTCATTGGATCGAAACGAAGATTTACGATAAATGGAATATCGTTTATGCATTCTGATACACCATTAAAGCTACTAGACTACTTCCAGCTCAATGAAGAATCCAAGTATGCTGCTGCTGCTGCCCTTCCATCTTCAGCCACTTCCGTTGTCGATGCCTTTTACCGTGACTTCTTCCATATTGTGTTCCAGAATCCTTTGCTAGAAGTGCAATCGTGGCACATTGATGGCTACAACTTTTTTGTCGTTGG AATGGGATGGGGCTTGTGGGATGAAAGCAAGAAAGCAGGATATAACATTGTTGATGCTGTTTCTCGATCAACAGTTCAG GTTTATCCGTTGTCATGGACAGCGATATTGATGGAATTGGACAACCTAGGGACGTGGAATCTGAGGTCTCAGAATGCAGAGAACGGGTATCTAGGGCAAGAGCTTTACATAAGAGTTAAAGGTGTTTGGAATTGGTTGGATGAGCAATCAGACATTTCTGCAAGGGATGAAGCTCCCATCCCTGATAATGTCATCAAATGTGGAAGAGCTGCTGACCTATGA
- the LOC107905509 gene encoding protein PSK SIMULATOR 2, producing the protein MGGVCSSGTKERNTKLEQKTTTGFSGKLKSKRSFGKQKGNSDSHSHANGSGSDKTRQWDDSGDLGLQFSRELKSSTPARIAFSKGSQRNSYLGKAGIVGLEKAVDVLDTLGSSMSYLNAGSGFVTGLASRGQRISMLAFEVANTIAKGASLLQSLSEENIQFLKKEVLQSEGVQKLVSTNMNELQSIAAADKRDELDIFSREVIRFGDRCKDPQWHNLGRFFSKLDVGNSLHKQARADAEQTMQELTSLAQYTSELYHELNDLGRFELEVKRKLEEAESLNLPKRGQSLMILQSELKQQRKLVKSLKKKTLWSRTLEEVVEKFVDIVTYMHQAISEAFGVPASVTKETTENPQSLGAAELALHYANVIHQIDNIAARPAYLPPNIRDTLYRGLPPSVKTSLRSRLQSTDTKEERSISQVKDEMEKTLQWLVPVATNTTKAHQGFGWVGEWANTGIEFGKGGAANITLTRLQTLHHANKQKTDAYILELVTWLHHLTSLAKQRDQSFKPKPVRSPTYKGCVFHSKMQRFLSLEDGTKVQRIELCEEERNLLNKVTARRLIPGVSKSQELPLGKSKGIKVWALSRSTGNSPDRSFRARKLLKHPHSNILDVMDGLDLAT; encoded by the exons ATGGGAGGTgtttgttcttctggaacaaAGGAGCGGAATACAAAGCTTGAACAAAAGACCACAACAGGATTTTCAGGGAAGCTCAAGTCCAAAAGGAGCTTTGGTAAGCAAAAAGGAAATTCAGATTCACATTCCCATGCAAATGGCAGTGGTTCCGACAAAACGCGACAGTGGGACGATTCTGGTGACTTGGGATTACAATTTTCCCGGGAATTGAAGTCATCGACACCCGCCAGGATTGCATTTTCCAAG gGTTCCCAGAGGAACTCATATCTTGGAAAAGCCGGCATTGTTGGATTAGAAAAGGCAGTCGACGTTCTAGATACACTTGGAAGTAGCATGTCATATTTGAATGCAGGGAGTGGCTTTGTTACGGGCTTGGCTTCAAGAGGGCAGAGAATATCTATGTTGGCATTCGAAGTGGCTAACACAATAGCTAAAGGAGCAAGCTTATTGCAGTCACTTTCAGAAGAAAACATTCAGTTCCTGAAAAAGGAGGTCCTACAATCAGAAGGGGTGCAAAAGCTAGTTTCTACAAACATGAATGAGCTGCAAAGTATTGCAGCAGCTGACAAGAG GGATGAATTGGATATTTTTTCGCGTGAAGTAATAAGGTTCGGAGATCGATGTAAAGATCCACAATGGCACAACCTCGGCCGATTCTTTTCAAA ACTGGATGTAGGCAATTCACTTCATAAACAAGCTAGAGCTGATGCAGAGCAGACAATGCAAGAACTAACTTCTCTTGCTCAGTATACCTCT GAATTGTACCACGAATTGAATGATCTGGGCAGATTTGAACTAGAGGTTAAGCGAAAGCTGGAAGAAGCGGAGTCCTTAAATCTCCCTAAAAGAG GACAAAGTCTCATGATTTTACAAAGTGAGTTAAAACAACAAAGAAAGCTTGTCaagagtttgaaaaagaaaacacTTTGGTCTAGAACCTTGGAAGAG GTCGTAGAGAAGTTTGTGGATATTGTTACTTATATGCATCAAGCAATCTCTGAAGCCTTTGGAG TACCGGCGTCAGTTACAAAGGAGACCACTGAAAATCCTCAAAGTTTAGGTGCTGCTGAACTTGCACTACACTATGCTAATGTAATTCATCAGATTGATAACATT GCAGCTCGCCCAGCCTACCTTCCACCTAATATCAGGGACACATTATACCGTGGGTTGCCACCCAGTGTTAAGACATCTTTAAGGTCCAGGTTACAGTCCACTGACACCAAGGAAGAG CGCTCAATTTCACAGGTTAAGGATGAGATGGAAAAGACACTACAGTGGCTTGTTCCGGTTGCCACAAACACAACCAA AGCACATCAAGGCTTTGGATGGGTTGGAGAATGGGCAAACACTGG CATTGAATTTGGGAAAGGTGGAGCCGCAAATATTACCCTGACCCGCCTTCAGACACTTCATCATGCAAATAAACAGAAGACAGATGCATACATCCTTGAATTGGTGACATGGCTCCATCATCTGACCAGCTTAGCAAAACAAAGAGATCAGAGCTTCAAGCCAAAGCCAGTTCGGTCTCCGACTTATAAAGGCTGTGTTTTTCACTCTAAGATGCAGCGGTTTCTTTCCCTCGAAGATGGTACTAAAGTCCAGAGGATTGAactttgtgaagaagaaagaaacttaTTAAACAAGGTGACTGCAAGGAGATTGATTCCGGGTGTTAGCAAAAGCCAAGAACTTCCTTTAGGCAAAAGCAAAGGGATCAAAGTTTGGGCATTAAGCAGGAGTACTGGGAACTCTCCTGATAGGAGTTTTAGGGCAAGAAAACTTTTGAAGCATCCCCATTCAAACATATTGGATGTTATGGATGGTTTAGATCTAGCAACTTGA
- the LOC107905507 gene encoding tubulin beta-6 chain, which translates to MREILHVQGGQCGNQIGSKFWEVICDEHGVDPTGKYNGDGSSDIQLERIDVYYNEASGGRYVPRAVLMDLEPGTMDSIRSGPIGQIFRPDNFVFGQSGAGNNWAKGHYTEGAELIDAVLDVVRKEAENCDCLQGFQVCHSLGGGTGSGMGTLLISKIREEYPDRMMMTFSVFPSPKVSDTVVEPYNATLSVHQLVENADECMVLDNEALYDICFRTLKLTTPSFGDLNHLISATMSGVTCCLRFPGQLNSDLRKLAVNLIPFPRLHFFMVGFAPLTSRGSQQYVSLTVPELTQQMWDAKNMMCAADPRHGRYLTASAMFRGKMSTKEVDEQMMNVQNKNSSYFVEWIPNNVKSSVCDIPPRGLKMSSTFIGNSTSIQEMFRRVSEQFTAMFRRKAFLHWYTGEGMDEMEFTEAESNMNDLVAEYQQYQDATVEDEEEYEGEEGLDENYET; encoded by the exons ATGAGGGAAATCCTTCACGTGCAAGGAGGCCAATGCGGGAACCAAATCGGATCCAAGTTTTGGGAAGTGATCTGCGACGAGCACGGTGTTGATCCTACCGGAAAGTACAATGGAGATGGATCATCCGATATCCAACTGGAGCGGATCGATGTGTATTACAACGAGGCTTCCGGTGGAAGGTACGTCCCTCGTGCGGTTCTCATGGATCTTGAACCCGGTACCATGGATAGTATCAGATCCGGTCCCATTGGCCAGATCTTTAGACCTGATAATTTCGTGTTTGGACAATCCGGTGCCGGAAACAACTGGGCCAAAGGTCATTACACTGAAGGAGCTGAGTTGATTGATGCTGTTCTTGATGTTGTTCGTAAAGAGGCCGAGAATTGTGATTGCCTGCAAG GCTTCCAGGTATGTCATTCACTCGGAGGAGGCACAGGCTCTGGCATGGGAACTCTCCTGATATCAAAAATCAGAGAGGAGTATCCCGACAGAATGATGATGACATTTTCTGTTTTCCCTTCACCCAAAGTCTCTGACACCGTTGTGGAGCCTTATAATGCCACCCTTTCTGTGCATCAGTTGGTAGAGAatgctgatgaatgcatggttcTTGACAATGAGGCACTTTATGATATTTGCTTCCGAACTCTGAAGCTCACTACTCCAAGCT TTGGAGATCTAAACCACTTGATTTCTGCTACTATGAGCGGTGTAACATGCTGCCTAAGGTTCCCCGGACAGCTGAACTCTGACCTCCGAAAGTTGGCTGTGAACCTGATCCCGTTCCCACGTCTTCACTTCTTTATGGTTGGTTTTGCACCACTTACATCTCGTGGTTCTCAGCAGTACGTTTCTCTCACTGTCCCAGAGCTAACTCAGCAGATGTGGGATGCGAAGAACATGATGTGTGCTGCTGACCCTCGCCATGGTCGCTACCTGACAGCGTCAGCCATGTTCCGAGGCAAGATGAGCACCAAAGAGGTTGATGAACAGATGATGAATGTCCAGAACAAGAATTCATCTTACTTCGTGGAGTGGATTCCCAATAATGTGAAATCCAGTGTTTGTGATATCCCACCAAGGGGTCTGAAGATGTCCTCTACTTTCATAGGGAACTCCACGTCAATCCAGGAGATGTTTAGGAGGGTAAGCGAGCAATTCACAGCGATGTTCCGTCGCAAGGCCTTTTTGCATTGGTATACTGGTGAGGGAATGGATGAGATGGAGTTCACAGAAGCAGAGAGCAACATGAATGACTTGGTTGCAGAGTATCAACAATATCAGGACGCAACTGTGGAAGATGAGGAAGAGTACGAGGGGGAAGAGGGTCTTGATGAGAACTATGA